The following nucleotide sequence is from Thermomicrobiales bacterium.
TGTCGGACCTTACCCAAATCCACGATGCGGCCAATAGCAAATGGGCCGCCGACATTGGTGAGATGTTTCAGTTGCAGATTCTGGTTTGTCAGTGGTCGGATATGTCGATGGGTCGCCGTATCGGTGCCGGCCACGCAGATGAAGCCTGGCCTCATCTTCGTCAAGTGGCTAACAACGATTTGCGTACCCACGGTTCACAGATGCGTCACTGAGGTGCCAGGCCAGGCACGCACCAAATGCTCCGCTACAAGGCGACGGTGGCACTGGTCAGCTGTCGCCTCGCTACAAAGCAGCACTGATCGCTGTTCAAACTGCGTGCGATCGAGCAGGTCCGCAATCTTGCGGTCGACCATGATCTGGTCAAATATACGTTCGTAGTCTGGCCAGCTATAGCGCCGGTCTCGATACCCCTTCAGGAGTTCCTTCGTCGGTGTGAGCAATGGCTCGTGTACGTAGCTCGCCGCACACAATTCGCGCAGGAAGTACACCAGGTCAGCCTGCTTTGCGAAACCGGAAAGCTGGCCGCCAGGATTCAATCTGATGTCAACGAGCCGTTCAATCTCATGAGACTTCAGGAGTCCGAAGAATTGCTCGGCCGTCTTCTGGGTAAAACCGATAGTGTAGATCTCCACGTCGCACGCTTCTGTTGCGCCAAATCCTCAAACAACCCTGCTTGCTGCGGTCGGTCAAACATAGTTTGCGGGAGTGAATCCTCGTCGTCAATATGTCCGTCGCCACGAATGTGTCGTACCTCTATACCATCCCGCCGTAAGACTGTTCCGACGAGTAAACGACGATGGCAGTCCAACGGGTCTTCTTCACTACACATTAGCGCAATCGTGATTCCGCGAGAAAGGCCGGTCTTCAGCCGACCTATGCCGGTACGGAAGTCCGTCGTCTCGGACATCCGCTCATAGTCGGCATGACCCTCCGAGTCATAGAGCGCGGTATCGGCGGGTCGCCCCCCCAACTCATGCCCCATATACACGTACTGCATACCCGCGCCGTTGATCGTCTGTTCCAGGTTCGGCCTGTTGAACTGCGAAGCGTAGCGTGAATACGGGGCTGAGCGGACATCAACAAGCACCTCAATGTGATGCGCCAGCAACAGATTGAGGAAATGTTCGACTGTCTGGTTTGAGTGGCCTATGGTGTACACCACTCTTGTCGGTCCGTCAGCAGGCATTACAGATCCTCAGCAAGCTCACGTTGCCGCACGCATCTCCTCCTCGCTAAACCCAAGCTCACTCAACACCTCAGCCGTGTGTTGGCCGTGCAGCGGGGGCGGGGTGCGCAAGGTGGCGTCGGACTCAGAAAGACGATACGGGAAGCCGGTGACGGAGATTTCGCCGAGCGTCGGGTGTTCGATTCTGCGCTCCAGCCCGACTTCCTGGACGTGCGGGTCGGCGAACGTCTCATCGACGGAGTAGATTGGTCCGCAGGGCACACCGGCGGCGTCGAGCGTGGCGACCACATCGGCGGTCGAGACGCTGGCGAAGCGGGCGGTGATGACCTCGCGGAGCGCCGGCAGGTTCGTGATGCGGCCGGAGTTGTCCTGGAAGCGCGGGTCGGCGGCAGCTTCGGCCATACCCATCGCGTCGGTGAAGCGCTTCCAGAGTCCATCGTTGCCAACGGCGATGTTGACGAACCCATCACTGGTGGGGAACGTCTCGTACGGCGCGACGATCGGGTGCGCATTCCAGGTGCTGGGCGGTGTCCCGCCGGTCGCGAAGTAGATCGCCGCCTGATACGACAGCAGCGCGATCTGGCCGCCGAGCATCGAGGTGTCGATGACCTGGCCCTTGCCAGTCCGCTCGCGGCGGTATAGCGCCGACGCGATGGCATACGACGCGAACATCCCACTGGCGATGTCGGCGATCGGCACGCCGAACTTGGTCGGCTGCCCCGGAGGGCCGGTGACGCTCATCATCCCGCTCATGCCCTGGACGATCAGGTCGTAGGCGGTGCGCCCGCTGGCCGGGCCGGTCTGACCGAAGCCGGAGATCGAGCAGAAGATCATCTCCGGGCGGCGTTCGAGCACCTTCTCAGCGCTGAAGCCGAGACGGCCGATCGTGCCCGGCGAGAAATTCTCGACCAGCACATCGCCCTGATCGATCAATCGCCAGAGCGCCTCGCGGCCGAGGTCGCTCTTCAGATCGAGGACGATCGAGCGCTTGTTGCGGTTGACCGACAGGTAATAGGCAGACTCTCGCGCGCCGTCCGGACCATCGACCCAGGGCGGGCCCCAGGCGCGGGTGTCGTCGCCCTTGCCGGGCGCTTCGATCTTGATGACGTCCGCGCCCATATCGGCTAGCATCATCGAGCAGTACGGTCCGGACATGACGCGCGTCAGATCAACGACACGGATGCCGGTCAACGGCCCCTGGTTCTCCACGTTCCCTCCCACCAACTGCGGTTACGCGCTTAGGACAATGTCTCCCAGACGATCTTCGACAGGTCGGCCATCGTCTGAATTCCGGCGCTCTCGTCGCCGAGGCGCTTGGAGAAGATTGCCACGGTGTACGGGCCGGATGGCGCGTAGACGATGCCGGCGTCGTTGCGTACGCCCTTGAGCGAGCCGGTCTTGTGCGCGACGATGGTCTTCTCCGGCACACCAGCAGGGATGCGATCGTTGAACTTCTGGCGCTTCATGATGTCCAGCATATCGTCCCGCGAAGCAGCGCTCAGGCCGACACCCTGCTCAATCGCCTCGCACAGTCGAGCCAGCTCGCGCGGCGTCGTCAGGTCGTTGCCACTGCCGTCCACGTCCGACCAGGCCGGGCTGTCATAGTTGAATTCATCGTTGCGCATGCGCTCGATCGACATCTCATAGGTGTGCTCGGGGTTGTTCACGTCCAGTCCAACGTAGTCGAAGAGCAGCTGCTTGGTCGGCATTGGGACGCGGGTGCGATGTAGCCCCAGCTCGTCCATCGCGGTGTGGATGCGGTCCGCGCCGACGATCGAATAGAGCATGTC
It contains:
- a CDS encoding DUF488 domain-containing protein; translated protein: MEIYTIGFTQKTAEQFFGLLKSHEIERLVDIRLNPGGQLSGFAKQADLVYFLRELCAASYVHEPLLTPTKELLKGYRDRRYSWPDYERIFDQIMVDRKIADLLDRTQFEQRSVLLCSEATADQCHRRLVAEHLVRAWPGTSVTHL
- a CDS encoding CoA transferase, which codes for MENQGPLTGIRVVDLTRVMSGPYCSMMLADMGADVIKIEAPGKGDDTRAWGPPWVDGPDGARESAYYLSVNRNKRSIVLDLKSDLGREALWRLIDQGDVLVENFSPGTIGRLGFSAEKVLERRPEMIFCSISGFGQTGPASGRTAYDLIVQGMSGMMSVTGPPGQPTKFGVPIADIASGMFASYAIASALYRRERTGKGQVIDTSMLGGQIALLSYQAAIYFATGGTPPSTWNAHPIVAPYETFPTSDGFVNIAVGNDGLWKRFTDAMGMAEAAADPRFQDNSGRITNLPALREVITARFASVSTADVVATLDAAGVPCGPIYSVDETFADPHVQEVGLERRIEHPTLGEISVTGFPYRLSESDATLRTPPPLHGQHTAEVLSELGFSEEEMRAAT
- a CDS encoding class A beta-lactamase-related serine hydrolase, whose product is MDRFQERVADVEGRFGLAAWPVGKPEQAIGLNMDESFPTASVFKVPELYALYQMVDRGEVDLTTRIRVEREHLVPGSGVLQDLGPGLEPTIRDLAVLMIVLSDNQATDMLYSIVGADRIHTAMDELGLHRTRVPMPTKQLLFDYVGLDVNNPEHTYEMSIERMRNDEFNYDSPAWSDVDGSGNDLTTPRELARLCEAIEQGVGLSAASRDDMLDIMKRQKFNDRIPAGVPEKTIVAHKTGSLKGVRNDAGIVYAPSGPYTVAIFSKRLGDESAGIQTMADLSKIVWETLS